In Drosophila santomea strain STO CAGO 1482 chromosome 3L, Prin_Dsan_1.1, whole genome shotgun sequence, a single window of DNA contains:
- the LOC120450179 gene encoding vacuolar protein-sorting-associated protein 36 yields the protein MNRFAYVEARLSPNESFVSRDNKVKIYDGDQKTDFEDGEVVLTTHRLFWGRPGEIARAAVTLCLPLSYVISVSEETTASNFFGRKTRIIMHLHPPTLDKGPGPLDTSRATHIKLSGKNGLSVEFHSALRETLNARVWEILLTSETIINGAASSPTSEPANDRLARIQKRTGIGGIERHLEAKAKATDENIALAFQDLSVLMAMAKDMVGVSKTISSKIREQKGEISDDETVRFKSYLMSLGIDDPVTRDNFTSNSAYFSSLARQICEMLLDPIEEQGGMMSLADVYCRVNRARGLELLSPEDLLHACEQLSGPIRLRSFPSGARVLQLESHDDALIAVDTLEKVEAAESLAVEELAKQLGISLLLAKERLLVAERLGKVCRDESVEGLRFYPNLLLGRD from the exons ATGAATCGCTTCGCTTATGTGGAGGCCCGTCTGAGTCCCAATGAATCCTTTGTCAGCCGCGACAACAAGGTGAAAATATACGATGGCGACCAAAAG ACGGACTTTGAAGACGGCGAAGTGGTGCTCACCACACACCGATTGTTTTGGGGTCGCCCTGGAGAGATTGCCCGTGCTGCCGTAACTCTTTGCCTGCCACTCAGCTATGTGATATCCGTCAGCGAGGAGACCACTGCCTCCAACTTCTTTGGCCGCAAGACACGCATAATCATGCATCTGCATCCGCCAACGTTGGACAAAGGACCCGGTCCACTGGACACCAGTCGCGCCACCCACATCAAGTTGTCCGGAAAGAATGGCCTAAGCGTCGAGTTCCACAGTGCCTTGCGGGAGACTCTGAACGCCCGTGTCTGGGAAATCCTCTTGACCAGCGAAACGATCATCAATGGCGCGGCCAGCAGTCCAACCTCGGAGCCTGCCAACGATAGGCTGGCACGCATTCAGAAGAGGACAGGCATTGGCGGCATCGAACGGCACTTGGAGGCAAAGGCCAAGGCCACGGATGAGAACATAGCACTGGCCTTTCAGGATCTTAGTGTTCTGATGGCCATGGCCAAGGACATGGTGGGAGTGTCCAAGACAATTAGCAGCAAGATACGCGAGCAGAAGGGAGAAATATCCGACGATGAAACGGTGCGTTTCAAATCCTACCTCATGAGCCTGGGTATCGATGATCCCGTCACGCGGGACAACTTTACCAGCAATTCGGCGTACTTCAGTAGCCTGGCCCGCCAGATTTGCGAGATGCTGCTGGATCCTATCGAG GAGCAGGGTGGTATGATGTCCCTGGCTGACGTCTACTGTCGTGTGAACCGCGCTCGTGGACTGGAACTGCTTTCGCCTGAGGACTTGCTGCATGCCTGCGAACAACTTAGTGGTCCTATACGCCTGCGCAGCTTTCCCAGTGGAGCAAGAGTGCTACAACTGGAGTCGCACGATGATGCCCTGATTGCCGTTGACACATTGGAGAAGGTGGAGGCTGCCGAGTCACTGGCTGTGGAGGAGCTGGCCAAGCAGCTGGGAATCTCACTGCTGCTTGCCAAGGAGCGATTGCTAGTGGCCGAGCGTCTGGGCAAGGTGTGTCGCGACGAGTCCGTGGAGGGACTACGGTTCTATCCCAATCTGCTGCTGGGGCGGGACTAA